The DNA sequence GCGACGAATGCGGCGGCCTGTTGCGGCCGGGGGTCGTCTGGTTCGGCGAGGCGCTGCCGGAGGAGGCGATAGGCCGGGCCTTCGCCGCGGCCAACTCGTGCGACTTGATGTTGGTCGTCGGTACGTCGGCCGTCGTCTACCCGGTGGCGTACCTGCCGCAACTCGCCAAGCGCGCCGGCGCGTACGTCGTCGAAGTCAATCCCACCGAGACGCCGCTCACGGCGCTGGCCGACGAGAGCCGGCGCGGCAAGGCGGGCGAGGTGTTAAAAAATCTATTGAAACCATAATTGTAACGCTGCGAAACGAAACGCCGGCTCTTGGGGCCGGCGTTTTTTTCGTCATACCGGTCTGAATTTCACGTCAGAGGCCACAAAACCGCGGGCCGATTTCTTCCGAAATGCCTTTAACTCAGGCGAATATATATAAGGTTATTACACATAAATAAATGCTTGACAACAAAACGATTTAGAGTTTATAATCTGGCCGCATAGGGACGTTTCTTTCTCTCCGAGGAGGTGTCATGAACAAATACTTTTTACTGGCGGGCTTGATGCTCGTGCTTTGTACGGCGGGCGCCGTACCCGGAAATAATCCGGCCTCGCCCGTAACCGCGGCGGACGCGCTCGGCGTCGGGCCCCTGCCGCTGGGGCCGCTCCCGGCGGTAACGGCTCCCGCGACTAACCCGCAAGATAACGCCAAGATATTCCTCGGCAAACAGCTTTACTTCGACCCGCGGCTCTCGGCGGACGGCACCGTAAGTTGCGCCACGTGCCACGACCCGGCCCACGGCTGGTCGGACGCGGGGCCCACCAGCGAAGGCATCGCGGGCCAAATGGGCGGCCGGCGCGCGCCGCCGGTATCGAACGCGGCATACCATCCTCTCCAATTCTGGGACGGCCGCGCCGCGAGCCTGGAGGAACAGGCCATCGGCCCGATAGCGAACCCGGTCGAGATGGGCTTTACCCACGACGCTTGCGTCGCCTGCCTCGAGGGGATACCGGCGTATGTCGGCGCCTTCCGCGACGTCTTCGGGACGCCGTATATCACCATCGAACAGGTGGGCCAGGCGATCGCGGCCTACGAGCGCACCGTCGTCACCACGGATTCGCCTTTCGACCGCTACGCCAGGGGAGAAAACTCGGCGCTTACGCCCCTGGAGCGCCAAGGCCTCGAGGTCTTCAACGGCAAGGGGCACTGCACCTCCTGCCACTGGGGCCCGAATTTCTCGGACGGCCGCTTCCATAATCTGGGCGTCCCGCAGACGGGGCCGCTCGCGAGCGACGACGGCCGCTACGAGGTGACGAAGAACCCGAAAGACAAGGGCGCGTTCAAAACCCCCACGGCGCGGGACGCGGGCGCCCGGCCGCCCTACCTGCATACCGGCGGCGAGAAAACCATCGAGGACGTAATCCGGTTCTACAACCAGGGCGGCGGCGCAAACCCGAACCTCGACCCGTTGATGGTCCCGTTGGGCCTCTCGGAACGCGAAGTCGAAGCGCTCGTGGCCTTCATCGAACACGGCCTGGCCAGCCTCAACGCCGAAGTGGCAAACGAACCCGGCATTCCCGCCGACCAACTTCCCCGGTAAAGGAGGACGATATGGGAAAAATGAATATAAGGAGCGCCGTCCTCGTCGGGGTATTGCTGCTGTCGGCCCCGGCGGCGCTGGCCATCCCGGCGTTCGCCCGGAAAACCGCGTTCAACTGCGCCATGTGCCATACGGCGTTCCCGAAGCTGAACGACTTCGGCCAGCGCTACCGCGACTCGGGTTACCAACTCCTCGGGCAAGAGGGTACCGAGAAAACGGTCTTCGACACGGCCGCGCCGCCCATCGCCCTCCGCACCACCCCGGTCGTAACGGTATACAACGCCACCCAACCGGACCAGGGCCAAGGGGAAGTTAAGGGCACGACTTCCGGCTTCAACGTAGCCGGCCTCGACCTCCTCGCCGGCGGCCTTCTCCACAAAAACATATCCGCCTTCTTCGTCTATACGCCCCGGCTGGACTTCCCCGCCGTGTACGGCGCCGTCGGCAGCGTACCCGAGCCGTCGCAGTTGGGCTCGTTGGAGTCAGCCAACGTCGTCTTCTCGAATATCGTACGCCGGGCGCTAAACGTCCGCGCCGGAAGGTTCGAACCGGCGTATTGGCCGATATCTCCCCGCCGTTCCTACTTCATTTTCCAACCCTACGAGATATACGACTTCGGCGGCGCCTCGGCCCTTCCCTACGGCGAAAACCAATTAGGCCTGGAGGCCACGGGCCACTTCCGCAACGGCTTCAAGTACGGCCTGGGCGTAGTCAACGGCACCGGCGGTTTCGCGGACAACAACGTCAACAAGGACGTATACCTTAACGTACTCAAGGTATTCGGCCCGGGCGACGGCCAAAGCTCCGGCCAGGCGGTAGGCCTCTTCGGGTACTACGGCTGGCAGCCGACGGCTTTCGACTCGCCCATCGTATCGCCGTGGGGCGAGCTGGACGGCGGCGCAAACAAGCCGGTGTATCGCCTGGGCGGCGACGTCAGCCTGAACTGGCAAACGCTCAACCTGCGCGCCCTCTACTTGCAGGGCTTCGACGACATGGCCTTCAACGCCGCCGCGCCGACCGAAGACTACAAATATTCCGGCGGCTTCGCGGAACTGGATTGGGCGACGTTGGCGAACAATAAGCTCGTCGCCGGCGTGCTGTACAACTGGGTTGCGCCTCCCTCCTCCGATGAGAGCTCGACCGTGGTCTCGTACGCCGGCCTCGCCCGCTACTACCTGGGCGACTGGAAAGCGGTGAACGTCGCGCTCCACGCCGAATACGCCTACCGGAAAACCGGTAAGGCCGACGCGGTCAAGGAGAATATAACCGGCGCCGCGATCGACGTCGCGTTCTAGATTCCAGTTTACACCCACTTAAAAGGGGAACCGGTAGCGGCTCCCCTTTTTTACATAACGGCGCGATCGACCCCCGCCGCCCGAAACGAGGCGACGGGTGCGGTAATAACCAATAAAAAAGGCCGGCGTCAAACGCCGGCCTTATCGCGTACGGGGTACCTTAGCGGAACAGAGCCTTTACCCTACCCAGGGACGCGGGCGCTACGGCGGGGATTACTTCGTTACCCAGGTCGATTTGATAGACGACGTTATTTTGGTAACCGCGCATCGCTAACGCCCAGAGCGTCGTGCCGTAGGCAGCGGGGTACCCCGGCCCGGCCGCGCCGCCGTAAAGCGAATAACCGGCCTCCTGGTTGAACGTCGCGACCAGGGACCCGGCCGGTTCGTAGACGGCGCAGATCGACCCGCCGAAGGTTATCAAATATTCGCCGGGAGCGCGCGCGAAGCCGTCGGTAGCGGCCAATTTCAAACCGTAATCGGGTACGAAGGAGCTAATGAGGCTGCCGCCGGTGTTGAACCGGTAGACGATAATGTCGCTGTCTTCGGGCCAAACGGTGACGAAATAATACGGGCTACCCGGGCGATGGGCGTAGCCGACGGTCTCGGTAAGCTCGACGTGGTCCCAACGCGCCCACGACCCGCCGGATTTCGGGTAAGTGACCACTCCGGCTTCTACGGCGAGGGTTATGTACGAGGACCCGAGGTAACTGTGGTCGGGGTCTTCGGGAACGAAACGGCAATTCTGGAAATTCGAAATCCCGACATAGCTCCCCGTCGGCGTATATTTCATGGCGTAGTGAAAAAGCGGCCCCATCATGTGGATAACGTAAACGTAGTCCGCGTCCCGGTATGCGCCGAAGGGACTATCCCCCGTTTCGGTCACCTTGAAAGAGCTTATCACGGACCCGGGCCCGGCCCAGGAACACGCGGCCACGCACGCCAAAACCCCCGCGATTGCGGTGATTCCCTTACTCGTAAGCATAGCGAACCTCCCTGTTGACTTTTACATTATAGCAAAATTATCCGTCGTGGTCAAATCCGTAATATCACGACGCGGCGGCCCGGCCCTAAACGAAACGGCCGCCTCGCGACGACCGACGCCCAATTCCCGATAAACGTAAAAAAGGCCGGGTTCGCGCCCGGCCTTGCTTATTTACTAAATATCAATAGCCCCCTGGACGCTAATTTAACGGAAGCCGCGGTGTCGCATTAGACAGTGGGCTTAAGCCCACTGTCTCACCCACGCTTAAGCCCCTTGTCCACCACGGCGGGCCGGCCTCAAGGCCGGCCCCTACATAACATGGTTACGTCCCCTGGACGTTGACGTTGCGGAAGCGGGCCGCGGCGGTGCCGTGGCCTACGTGCATCGCCTGGCCCGGTTGGCCCTTGCCGCAGTTGGGCGTCCCCCACATATACCACTCGCTTTCGCCACCTATCGCGTCGCAGTTGCCCCAGAAGACGGGCGTCTTGCCGGTGTAGGTGGGGTTCTTGACGACGGCGCCGAGCTTGCCGTCCTTGACGAGGCGGCCCCACTCCGTCGTGAACTGGAAGTTGGTGCGCTTGTCGTCGATGGACCAGGCACGGTTGGTTTCGACGTAGAGGCCGTCGTCGGTGGTCGCGATCATCTCCTCCAGCGACGAATCGCCCGGTAGGAGGTTGATGTTGGTCATGCGGATGATGGGGATGTTGTTCCAGGACTCGGCGCGCGCCGTCCCGTTGGACCGCGCCTCCGGCCCCAGCACCGGCGCCGTCTCGCGGTTGGTGAGGTAGTCGACGAAGATGCCCTCCTTCACGATATCGGTGCGCTGCGCCGGGACGCCCTCGTCGTCGTAACCGAAGGTGCCCAGGCCGCCGGGCACGGTGGCGTCGGCGACGATGTTCACGATGGGCGAGCCGTACTTGAAATGGCCGCGCTTGTCGAGCGTCAGGAAGGAAGTCCCGGCGTACGCGGCCTCCTGGCCCAGTACGCGGTCGAGCTCGATGGGGTGGCCGCACGACTCGTGCACTTGAAGCGCGAGCTGCGACGGGCCGATGATGAGCGTGGTCTCGGTCGTGGGGCAGACCTGCGCCGCCAGGAGCTGGGCCGCCTCGTCGGCGATGCGCGGCGCGTGCCCCACGAGGTCGAGGTCGCGGATGGCCTCGTAGCCGACGGTGCCGAAGTTGCCGCGGAAGGAGTTGGGGTACGAACGGGTTTGGATATCCTCGTCCGATACCGCGGTGGCGACGATGCCGCCGCCGGACTCTACGATCTTCTGTTCGATAAAGGCGCCCTCGGTGGAGGCGAAAATTTTCTCCGTGCGCCAGAACTGCAGGAACCCCTCCGACACCTTTATTTGCTCGCCGCGTTTCATTTCCTCGGTCGCGCGGACCAGCAGGTCCATCCGCTCCTCGAGCGGGACGGCGAACGGGTCCTCGCCCACGACGTTGGCCCACGAGGCCACGACCGCCTCCTGCGGAGCGAGGACGACGTCCTCGGCCTTGAAGCGCGCGCTCGCCCGGGCGATGGCCACGGCCTGCGAGGCCACGCGGAACATCTCGTCCTTGCCCAACTTGGAAGACGCGGCGAAACCCCAGGCGCCGTCGACGACAACGCGTACGCCGAAACCCTCGGTCTCCGTGGCCGCGATAGTTTCGGGTTTACCGTTCTTCGCCTCCAGGCTCTCGCTGCGACGGCGTAAGACGCGGATGTCGCCGTAGCTCGCGCCCTCCGCCTTAACTCGATCAAAAACGTTGCCGATTAAATCCTTCATTCCGCACCTTCCTTAAGTTAATGCCCCGGCGTCAGCTGCGCTTCACGGGTATGTATCCAGAACACGCCGTTACGTCCAGCTCCTCTCCCGCCATAACGCCGCCCAGGAGGAGGTTCAATCCCAGCGAGTCGGAGGGAGCGTGGCCCGCGATTACGACGTTGATGTGATTCTCCCTCGCTATCTCCAAGCTATCTTCGGAGACGTGCATGCCGAC is a window from the bacterium genome containing:
- a CDS encoding cytochrome c peroxidase; translation: MNKYFLLAGLMLVLCTAGAVPGNNPASPVTAADALGVGPLPLGPLPAVTAPATNPQDNAKIFLGKQLYFDPRLSADGTVSCATCHDPAHGWSDAGPTSEGIAGQMGGRRAPPVSNAAYHPLQFWDGRAASLEEQAIGPIANPVEMGFTHDACVACLEGIPAYVGAFRDVFGTPYITIEQVGQAIAAYERTVVTTDSPFDRYARGENSALTPLERQGLEVFNGKGHCTSCHWGPNFSDGRFHNLGVPQTGPLASDDGRYEVTKNPKDKGAFKTPTARDAGARPPYLHTGGEKTIEDVIRFYNQGGGANPNLDPLMVPLGLSEREVEALVAFIEHGLASLNAEVANEPGIPADQLPR
- a CDS encoding TldD/PmbA family protein, with product MKDLIGNVFDRVKAEGASYGDIRVLRRRSESLEAKNGKPETIAATETEGFGVRVVVDGAWGFAASSKLGKDEMFRVASQAVAIARASARFKAEDVVLAPQEAVVASWANVVGEDPFAVPLEERMDLLVRATEEMKRGEQIKVSEGFLQFWRTEKIFASTEGAFIEQKIVESGGGIVATAVSDEDIQTRSYPNSFRGNFGTVGYEAIRDLDLVGHAPRIADEAAQLLAAQVCPTTETTLIIGPSQLALQVHESCGHPIELDRVLGQEAAYAGTSFLTLDKRGHFKYGSPIVNIVADATVPGGLGTFGYDDEGVPAQRTDIVKEGIFVDYLTNRETAPVLGPEARSNGTARAESWNNIPIIRMTNINLLPGDSSLEEMIATTDDGLYVETNRAWSIDDKRTNFQFTTEWGRLVKDGKLGAVVKNPTYTGKTPVFWGNCDAIGGESEWYMWGTPNCGKGQPGQAMHVGHGTAAARFRNVNVQGT